In Sedimenticola thiotaurini, the following proteins share a genomic window:
- a CDS encoding cbb3-type cytochrome c oxidase subunit I translates to MLEPLNPKQQQEARRWLQLGVLALAIAGLFAILLVLSRAPGMEAFFPWIDFFRTALVVHVDQSVLIWFLAMAGIIWTLAGVPPIPVAWRRTALGVSLAGTLGIALAAFIGEGAPLMNNYVPVLQRPLFFFSLGLVAVGVVLRLGLLLVRMRPAHLSADQVGMINVVALTVAVACAVAVGALVYTWFYLPAALDGVAYYEYLFWGAGHVLQFAYTQMLLLAWLLLLAASGVRMPLSPRLLNGLLLLGLLPILWTFVIYLNHEPVSAGMRIGFTRLMQYGGAIPAVPVGLLVLYGLIRNRQRTTPAQRPLRLALWFSLLLFASGGLLAMLIQGVNTVIPAHYHGSIVGVTLALMGFAYLLLPALGYARVEGRLATAQPIVYGVGQLLHIAGLAFSGFLGIQRKTAGAAQGLDSLQAKLAMGVMGIGGLLAVIGGILFVWIMLRAFWGGPDRHRARGQASSPGISSTR, encoded by the coding sequence GTGCTTGAACCACTGAATCCGAAACAGCAGCAGGAGGCGCGTCGCTGGCTGCAACTGGGGGTGCTGGCGCTGGCCATCGCCGGTCTGTTTGCCATCCTGCTGGTGCTCTCCCGCGCCCCCGGCATGGAGGCGTTTTTCCCCTGGATCGATTTCTTCCGCACGGCGCTGGTAGTGCACGTGGATCAGTCGGTTCTGATCTGGTTCCTGGCCATGGCGGGGATTATCTGGACACTGGCCGGGGTGCCGCCCATACCGGTCGCCTGGCGACGTACCGCCCTGGGCGTCTCCCTGGCAGGCACCCTGGGGATCGCCCTGGCTGCTTTCATCGGCGAGGGTGCCCCGCTGATGAACAACTATGTACCGGTGTTGCAGCGGCCCCTGTTTTTCTTCAGTCTGGGGTTGGTTGCTGTTGGTGTGGTGCTGCGCCTGGGCCTGTTGCTGGTGCGTATGCGTCCGGCACACCTGTCCGCCGACCAGGTCGGCATGATCAACGTGGTCGCCCTGACTGTGGCGGTGGCCTGCGCCGTGGCGGTCGGCGCACTGGTGTATACCTGGTTTTACCTGCCTGCCGCGCTGGATGGGGTGGCCTATTACGAGTACCTGTTCTGGGGCGCGGGACATGTACTGCAGTTCGCCTATACCCAGATGCTGCTGCTGGCCTGGCTGCTGTTGCTGGCCGCCAGTGGGGTGCGTATGCCGTTGTCGCCCCGGTTGCTGAACGGCTTGCTGCTGTTGGGTCTGTTGCCGATTCTCTGGACCTTTGTCATCTACCTTAATCATGAGCCGGTCTCTGCCGGCATGCGTATCGGCTTTACCCGATTGATGCAGTACGGCGGTGCGATACCCGCCGTGCCGGTGGGTCTGCTGGTGCTCTATGGGCTGATCAGAAACCGGCAGCGAACCACGCCGGCGCAACGTCCGCTGCGCCTGGCGCTCTGGTTTTCGCTGCTGCTGTTCGCCTCGGGGGGGCTGTTGGCGATGTTGATTCAGGGGGTCAATACGGTGATACCGGCCCATTACCACGGCTCCATCGTGGGGGTGACCCTGGCCCTGATGGGGTTTGCCTACCTGCTGTTGCCGGCACTGGGTTACGCCCGGGTGGAGGGCAGGCTGGCCACGGCGCAACCGATTGTCTACGGGGTGGGACAGCTGCTGCATATCGCTGGTCTGGCGTTTTCCGGTTTTCTGGGTATCCAGCGCAAAACCGCCGGCGCCGCCCAGGGTCTGGACAGCCTCCAGGCCAAACTGGCCATGGGGGTGATGGGCATTGGCGGCTTGCTGGCGGTAATCGGCGGTATCCTGTTTGTCTGGATCATGCTGCGCGCCTTCTGGGGCGGTCCGGATCGGCATAGGGCGCGGGGTCAGGCGTCCAGCCCAGGTATCAGCAGTACCAGGTAG
- the cyoE gene encoding heme o synthase, which translates to MAIGEISLLNQDAIAWRRYYEMTKPKVVLLIAFTALVGMLLSTPGAIPLQPLLFGLAGISLAAACGAVINHILDQRIDALMDRTSQRPIPSGRMDTPHAISFALLLGVVSMLMLATLVNLLTAGLTFLALIGYAFIYTLYLKRTTPQNIVWGGLAGAAPPLLGWCAITNSVSLEAFLLLLIVFVWTPPHFWPLAIHRRKEYARASIPMLPVTHGVAFTKQQILLYSVMLLAVSLMPFVIHMSGYLYLAGALALGVGFVYHAFVLWRSEDNRHAMKTFGYSIIYLSLLFALLLLDHYLVLLIPGLDA; encoded by the coding sequence CTACTGAACCAGGACGCCATCGCCTGGCGTCGCTACTACGAGATGACCAAACCCAAGGTGGTGCTGCTGATCGCCTTTACCGCACTGGTGGGCATGCTGCTGTCGACCCCCGGGGCGATCCCCCTGCAGCCGCTGCTGTTCGGCCTGGCCGGCATATCCCTGGCCGCCGCCTGCGGTGCGGTGATCAATCACATCCTGGATCAACGCATCGATGCGCTGATGGATCGTACCAGCCAGCGGCCCATTCCCAGCGGCCGGATGGATACACCCCACGCGATCAGTTTCGCCCTGCTGCTGGGGGTGGTATCCATGCTGATGCTGGCCACCCTGGTCAACCTGCTCACCGCCGGATTGACCTTTCTGGCCCTGATCGGTTACGCCTTCATCTACACCCTCTATCTGAAACGCACCACCCCGCAGAATATCGTCTGGGGTGGTCTTGCCGGAGCCGCTCCGCCGCTGTTGGGCTGGTGCGCCATCACCAACAGTGTCTCCCTGGAGGCGTTTCTGCTGTTGCTGATCGTGTTCGTCTGGACACCACCCCACTTCTGGCCGCTGGCCATCCATAGGCGTAAGGAGTACGCCCGCGCCAGCATTCCCATGCTGCCGGTGACCCACGGCGTGGCGTTCACCAAACAGCAGATCCTGCTCTACAGCGTCATGTTACTGGCCGTCTCCCTGATGCCCTTTGTGATTCACATGAGTGGCTATCTCTACCTGGCGGGCGCCCTGGCACTGGGTGTGGGATTTGTCTATCACGCCTTTGTACTGTGGCGCAGTGAAGACAACCGGCACGCCATGAAGACCTTCGGCTATTCAATCATCTACCTGAGCCTGCTGTTCGCCCTGCTGCTGCTCGATCACTACCTGGTACTGCTGATACCTGGGCTGGACGCCTGA